The following coding sequences are from one Deltaproteobacteria bacterium window:
- the rlmB gene encoding 23S rRNA (guanosine(2251)-2'-O)-methyltransferase RlmB, with amino-acid sequence MEILYGYHPVNEALRAGRRTIREIWLSRGGVTPRLKALEERAAAEGVPLSRVSPRRLSAMAETGQHQGVCAAVSGFPYQGLDEILAPVDGGGAPCLLLLDSIQDPHNLGALIRTAYCAGIWGVVIAKDRSATPTPTVSGVSAGALEHTRLARVTNLVKTITAVKSAGLWVAGLDRASGAGLFQADLSGPVAIVVGSEEKGLRPLVRKNCDMLIGIPQVGRVDSLNASVAGGVVMYEVYRQRLERQGSDGSA; translated from the coding sequence ATGGAAATCCTGTACGGCTACCACCCGGTAAATGAGGCGTTGAGGGCGGGGAGAAGGACCATCCGGGAGATCTGGCTGTCTCGCGGCGGGGTTACGCCGCGCTTGAAAGCGCTCGAGGAAAGGGCGGCGGCGGAAGGGGTCCCGCTTTCACGCGTGTCGCCCCGTCGGTTGTCCGCCATGGCTGAAACAGGGCAGCATCAGGGAGTGTGTGCCGCCGTGTCGGGATTTCCATACCAGGGACTCGACGAAATTCTTGCACCGGTGGACGGTGGGGGTGCCCCGTGCCTGCTGCTGCTGGACAGCATCCAGGATCCCCACAATCTGGGGGCTTTGATACGGACGGCGTATTGCGCCGGCATTTGGGGTGTGGTGATAGCCAAGGACCGGTCGGCGACGCCCACGCCGACCGTCTCAGGCGTTTCAGCCGGTGCCTTGGAGCATACCCGGCTGGCCCGTGTGACCAATCTGGTGAAGACGATCACCGCCGTCAAATCGGCCGGCCTATGGGTGGCGGGGCTCGATCGCGCGTCAGGGGCCGGCCTTTTTCAAGCCGATTTATCGGGCCCTGTGGCCATTGTCGTCGGCAGTGAGGAGAAAGGCTTGCGGCCGCTGGTTAGGAAAAACTGCGATATGCTGATCGGCATTCCCCAGGTGGGCCGCGTCGACTCGTTGAATGCCTCGGTTGCCGGGGGGGTGGTCATGTATGAAGTGTACCGGCAGCGGTTGGAGCGCCAAGGCAGCGACGGATCGGCCTGA
- the gmk gene encoding guanylate kinase — protein MAEKSGKKGTLLVVSAPSGAGKTTLCGRLLDRFPDICYSVSYTTRDPRAGEKDGEDYHFISREDFLKKLDRAYWAEWALVHDNYYGTSAAFLSDALAGGRDVLLDIDVQGTLQILERFPEAVTIFVMPPSLEVLGQRLEGRATDSPETIRKRLRNAVREMAQKNIYRHIVVNDELEKAAGELIAIVESYR, from the coding sequence TTGGCTGAGAAATCGGGAAAAAAAGGGACGCTGCTAGTCGTTTCCGCACCCTCGGGAGCGGGCAAAACGACGCTGTGTGGAAGACTCCTGGACCGGTTTCCGGACATCTGTTATTCCGTCTCCTACACCACCAGGGATCCCCGGGCCGGAGAAAAGGACGGGGAGGACTATCACTTCATCTCCAGGGAAGATTTTCTGAAAAAACTGGATCGGGCCTACTGGGCCGAGTGGGCGTTGGTTCACGACAACTACTACGGCACCTCGGCGGCCTTCCTGTCAGATGCCCTGGCGGGCGGAAGGGACGTTCTTCTGGACATCGACGTGCAGGGCACCCTCCAGATTCTGGAGCGTTTCCCTGAAGCCGTCACGATATTCGTCATGCCGCCCTCGCTCGAGGTGCTCGGGCAGCGCCTCGAAGGAAGGGCGACCGACAGCCCGGAAACCATCCGCAAGCGTTTGCGCAATGCGGTCAGGGAAATGGCGCAAAAAAACATCTACCGCCACATCGTCGTCAACGACGAACTGGAAAAGGCTGCCGGTGAACTGATTGCCATTGTCGAAAGCTACCGGTGA
- a CDS encoding DUF370 domain-containing protein, with translation MEKALLNIGFGNTVVAERVVGIVAPNSAPMKRLKDEAREERRLIDATHGRRTRSIIVMDSNHIVLSAIQAETISQRYATLKE, from the coding sequence ATGGAAAAGGCTCTGTTGAATATCGGCTTCGGCAACACGGTGGTGGCCGAACGCGTGGTGGGTATCGTGGCCCCCAATTCCGCACCCATGAAGCGCCTGAAGGACGAAGCCCGGGAAGAGAGGCGGTTGATAGACGCAACCCACGGGCGGAGAACCCGCTCCATCATCGTCATGGACAGCAACCATATCGTTTTGTCCGCCATACAGGCGGAAACGATTTCCCAGAGATACGCGACCTTGAAAGAGTAG
- a CDS encoding YicC family protein, with the protein MIKSMTAYADAEKTQNSVNVKIEMRSYNSRHLDINLRMPQGYPAVEEKLRALIAESIARGRVEVRVAVRDESEGSTAYEVDVPKARAYQKALIELKELIGASGEIPLELIAARGDMIRPVEQPRDADYVWPVVATCAREALGAVDVMRRREGAHIADDFVVRLKTIENHLLAIREKSKGLPAQYRDRLRERIQVLAKDVIRIDEGRVEQEAALLADKSDISEEIVRAESHIKQFHTIMAGDAPAGQPLNFLLQEFNREFNTIGSKTGKSEVAHMVVAVKSELEKLREQVQNIE; encoded by the coding sequence ATGATCAAAAGCATGACGGCATACGCCGACGCTGAAAAGACTCAAAACAGTGTGAACGTCAAGATCGAGATGCGCTCCTACAACAGCCGGCATCTGGATATCAATTTGCGCATGCCGCAGGGATATCCGGCGGTCGAGGAAAAACTGCGGGCCCTGATAGCGGAAAGTATTGCCAGGGGGCGGGTCGAGGTCAGGGTGGCTGTTCGGGACGAATCCGAGGGATCGACGGCCTACGAAGTCGACGTTCCGAAGGCCAGGGCATACCAAAAGGCCTTGATTGAACTTAAGGAACTTATCGGCGCATCCGGAGAGATCCCCTTGGAGCTGATTGCGGCCAGGGGCGATATGATCAGACCCGTTGAGCAGCCCAGGGATGCCGACTACGTATGGCCGGTTGTTGCAACCTGTGCCCGGGAAGCGCTGGGGGCGGTGGATGTCATGCGCAGAAGAGAAGGCGCGCACATTGCCGACGACTTTGTTGTGCGGCTCAAAACGATCGAAAACCACCTGCTTGCGATCAGGGAAAAAAGCAAAGGCCTGCCGGCCCAATACCGGGACCGTTTGCGAGAGCGCATCCAGGTGCTTGCAAAAGACGTGATCAGGATCGACGAGGGGCGTGTGGAACAGGAAGCGGCGCTGCTGGCCGACAAGAGTGACATCTCCGAGGAGATCGTGCGAGCGGAGAGCCACATCAAACAGTTCCACACCATCATGGCCGGGGATGCGCCGGCGGGTCAACCGCTCAATTTTCTGCTGCAGGAATTCAACCGCGAATTCAACACCATCGGCTCGAAGACCGGGAAGTCGGAGGTGGCCCATATGGTGGTGGCGGTCAAGTCGGAGCTGGAGAAGCTCAGAGAGCAGGTACAGAACATCGAATAG
- a CDS encoding DUF4416 family protein codes for MSRPVPPRPAKLVAGLFLKERSLIGPVVEDLQAQFGPLDLVSGWIPFDFTSYYSREMGEPLFRRVMAFGGLINQGALASIKRTTNAIEDTYAIEGKRRVNIDPGYMLAERFVLATGKNFTHRIYIGGGIYADLTLMYQKGAFRALPWTYPDYAGEKMQDFLTLVRDRYLRDMKYGHPRTPDEVGNDQKHDGIRRR; via the coding sequence ATGAGCCGCCCCGTACCGCCGCGTCCGGCAAAGCTGGTCGCCGGTCTTTTTTTGAAGGAAAGAAGCCTGATCGGCCCGGTGGTGGAAGATTTGCAGGCCCAGTTCGGGCCTCTGGACCTGGTAAGTGGTTGGATTCCTTTTGACTTTACCTCTTACTATAGCCGGGAAATGGGTGAGCCGCTTTTCAGGCGGGTAATGGCTTTCGGCGGCTTGATAAACCAGGGCGCGCTGGCATCCATCAAGCGAACGACCAACGCCATCGAAGATACGTATGCCATCGAGGGCAAGCGCAGGGTCAATATCGATCCGGGGTATATGCTCGCCGAACGCTTCGTACTGGCCACCGGGAAAAACTTCACCCACCGCATTTACATCGGTGGCGGCATTTATGCCGACCTGACGCTGATGTACCAGAAGGGGGCTTTCAGGGCCCTTCCCTGGACATATCCGGACTATGCCGGGGAAAAAATGCAGGACTTTTTAACCCTGGTTCGCGACAGGTATCTCAGGGATATGAAATACGGACATCCACGGACACCCGACGAGGTAGGCAATGATCAAAAGCATGACGGCATACGCCGACGCTGA
- a CDS encoding Trm112 family protein, whose product MALSSELLDILACPKCKGDIHLNEKEDGLVCEKCRLVYEIREGIPIMLIDEAKSL is encoded by the coding sequence ATGGCACTCAGCAGTGAATTGCTGGATATTCTGGCCTGCCCCAAGTGCAAGGGGGATATCCATTTGAACGAAAAAGAAGACGGCCTCGTTTGTGAAAAATGCCGCCTGGTATATGAAATCAGGGAAGGCATTCCGATCATGCTGATCGACGAAGCCAAATCCCTATGA